The Primulina huaijiensis isolate GDHJ02 chromosome 9, ASM1229523v2, whole genome shotgun sequence genomic interval GATAAATTATATAGATTATTAGTTTCCCCAACATATTTTTCCCATTTGgatgaattaattaatataaactcTATATATCATATAAAGTAAGAAGCTTGAATGTAAATATTGGGTAGATGACGTGGCATCTCgtggtgaaaaatattatttagctGATGCCAactcaacacacacacacacacacacacacacacacacacacacacacatatatatatatatatatacatatcagtTCTATGCATGCATTTTGCGACAATTTGGGACTTTTGTTGGAAGTTGGGGAAACCAATGGGATCGAGAGAGCAACAGTTCCTatttaatagaaaatatttttataatagttAACGAAATTGAATTTGTCCTTTAGATTACAGTATTTTCGGTACATTCTATATCTTTTGTCATTGACGGTAAATTCGTAGCAGCTACCCTTAAAATTCTCATGTTTgacataaattattttttttttaaaaaaaaaaaagcgatATACACACACATTAATGTGTTTGAGTGTGTGCTATATTTCAAAGAATCATATACTACTATTTTATTTACCGaattatgttttaataattttgtgataaaaaaaagttCCAGCTATTCAGTGGTGGGCATATGAGCCCACATCTGATGTAAGTCTTTTTATTAAGGTTGTGTTTAGattgaataatttgatttgaATCGAGAGATTTGAAGaacatatttgaaattataatgATTTTGGATTTAGTTCAAATTCATCGGAATTATCATTAGATCTATATAAATTAACAAACGAGATGGATTTCAAACCATCGAAAGGATTTGAAATATATGACTCCAAATCTCTCGATCCAAATACACTCTGAAATTCtccacaaatttattttcatgtacCATATATCACAAATGTTTGCATGGATAATATTTTAGAAGATAGATAAGACCCACCCACCACTCATGCCAGACCCTAAAATCATAAAATGATgcaatttataattaaaatggtTTTCATGTTTATATAGCTTACGCATAGTTAATCCTGGGAAATgtacattctttttctttataattCTCATAATTATATCCAACATAGAATCAAGTTTTAATAGTGAGCattaaagatatatatatatatatatatctttaatGGACTAAAAGCAATTTTTCTTTAAtgagattaatttttttacaaatatattatttggttAAAAGAGTAGGTTAACGGTCTCACATATCtatattcgtgagacgagtcGGCTCAGTCTATATAtatagtgaaaaatacttttgacataaaaaataatttttcactcAAATGAACGTATATTGCACAATATTTTTTCGTAATAtaactaacaaaaaataatacttttaatttacattcaaaaataatttctttcgatataaaataatatttttatagattGATCGTATCGAAAATCCTTTCATAAAATTggattgtgagacggtctcacaagagTTGTGTGATTACAAAAGTTGCTTTAAAAAATGTTCTTCAGAAGCAATAATTTTTGGTTTTAGGCTTCTGCTTTCAAAAGctgtttttaaaaaacatttagaAAGTGTTCTTTAGAAGCTAAAAATTTTGGCTTTTGGCCTTCTGCTTCCACATCTATTcaaacataaaaacaaaaatattttcgaACATTTATCCTAATATCAAAACCActtatgcttttttttttttaattaaaaaactttaaaaaaattggacttATTTAAGTATTATTTTAAGATACAGATTTTGTATCCAAACTCGGAAATCTGGATTTGAAAGGGAATTTCCCCATGAAGATATATATATGGTTGCATCTTTGATAACTTTGAATATGATACAAGATGAATATATTGTGAATATACAATTATTGTTTCGACAATGTTCGACCTTTAAAAAAGTAAATGGTATCGGATATGATCATTGACTATATCCTTGTGGTGTTTGGTATTTTAGGGGCGATATTATAGTTTTTCTGAATCTAAACGTTTGACATATGATACAATCTCAGAAGatttttttgtgtatatatatccGCAACACAGCGGTACAGGATCTAATTAGATAACCTGCAGCTATCCTTTCGAAGGCATCAACAACCCTAACATTTGACCGTATCTATCACTATACAAACAAAGCTACATAGCATTATCAAATGCGTGCGTATTCTTCATTTACACCTCAACTATTCCAATGGATTACGCAACTattctatatgtatatatatgtggtCCAAATCCCCGCATATGATTAATATTAATGTTGATAGTGTTAATgtgataaaatatatgtaataaCACCAACTGTTATGGTGGTAGTTACTTTATTGTAATTTGAATTCGATTTTTTAATCATGTAACAGCTCGAACACCGTGTATATACAACCCGAAtattaatttcataaaattcaCGAGCTTAATTAATCTATACGCGAACAGAATTAGATATTGtgtgttatatattattataatttgatGGGATGCGGTGGGTCCAAAACCAAAATCTTTGTCTTGACAAGAACAATGTTGGGCATTGGTCGGGTCAGGCCCGGTAATAGGACCATTGCTTCACGAGGCACTCTAGAAAAAATGTTCTATTATTTGGGAAATTTGCATCCGATGAACCCTACAATACCTGCCATCACACTTCACATTTTTGGGATAAAATCAAAAGCCAACAATCTTTCTCGCAAACCCATATGTTTCGCCCGATTTTCTAACCTTGTTCCGAACTTTTCTTGATATTTTTGTACGTACGTGTCCCTTGAATTTCGTCGAACTTCTTAAAACATATCTAATCGAAAAACTTATTGTCATCCAATCCATGAACATCAATCACCTTGTAAAacaactgattttttttatttttttatttttattttttgctgtCGATAGATTATATGTAACTTATTTAAATCTACACTAAACCAATGGATCGATCTATccatataatgatcaaaattcaCCATGAAAAACGGCAATCCATTTTCTTTGGCCCTACCAATCTACCAATTCTTGAACTTGTACGTATTTTCCAAATCAATCTGTTGTCTGAAACGAGCTATCTGGCTACGACATCATGTTTTGGGTGTTACACCAACATACATGCTAGTAAAATATGTTGCTTCGCCCTCACCAGAGTTTCGGACAGATACAGTCAACATCAATTAAGATAGTCTaaagttttatatttattttttttcatctaATCAATCATATGCTAATTgggtaaattaaattttagccATTTAACTtgcatgtttttcatttttgttcatGTTATCGATCAATTAACAGTCTTAGTTCATtaataaagaattttttttttcaattttagtcatttttcactTAATACTGACATAGAATCTATCATCATGTCAGCATTTTCCGCACTATGTCAGCATTCGGATGAAAATGGCTAAAACAGGGAAAAGTGCAAATGAGCGGACTAAGACCATAAATTGACGGAAAACatgacaaaaaattgaaaaacatgtAAATTATGAGAccagaaatataattttctccgTCCTAACTAATTTCCAGTCCCATTTATTATTTAACTGTTTCGCGAATCCGAGTctcataacaaaattttaaaatcagacTGATCAATGGCATGAGTTATTTCCATGCTAAAAGAAATCCCATAATCTTTAATCTCCTGAAAAATCCTTAGATCACAAATGTCAGCTGTTACATTCCTTAAGATACCCAATATTCTCAGATAAATTCTTGCACTGCATGCCGACAGTGTCTTTTTCTCTTAGCCTCTCTTTTAATATTGGAAATTTCTGATGAGAATTTTCAAGTATTTTGAAAGATTCCTTCATCCTAATGGACGGgctcaatttattataaagaaTCGAATAAAGCTGTCGGATTCTTCTCAATCCGATCATAATATTACTGTTTCTTCCAAACAGTGCTCCAGAAGTTCAAGAATTTTACGGTGAAAACTtatatttgtaataaaaaaaaaataacttttaaaattataatccaAAGTTAATTAATTGGAGAAACTTATCCGACTAAtagttaaaaatatatttttttaatcgaattattttacgtaaacTTTGACCAATCATGATTCGAGAAGTATTTTGACTCTCCCAATCTTGACCATGCCCGTACCCGATTCAGCTGGGCCCAATCTATCCACTATTACAACCCGGCCTCCAATTACTTGCCAAATAATTTCTCCATACTAAGTCTTTTACCCTAGTTATAGTCAAGGAGGTGTAGAAGACGAGCAGAACAAGACATGCAAATGATATAAAGTTGTATTTGGATCgatcaatttcaaatttatggatttcaaatgtatttttgtagtTTTAGAGAAGTAATATCTTCAAATCCACATCTTGCATGTTTATATAGTATTTCATGTTATTGAGGATGGATTTCAAGTGCACTCAATAATGGAGGTATTTAaagttcattttattttatgtaactaatgtgtaaataaataatatatagattTAAGATTTTATCTATTGTTTCaatgttaataataaaaaactgtAATCGAAAtcaattgatttcaaattcatccatCTAAATGCAACCTAAAACTAGTgttttcctttaatttttttttttttttttgtgaaaagtagcaatgaattttttttaaaatttttttccagGTAAAACGGGAGTGAGATCGATTTAATTTCTACGTATAGTAGACTACCTACACAAGTGGGATGTTTGATCATACATAATTTATTTCACTGTCAATTATTTCATATATACTTGGTATTGGTGCCATCCACCATGACAAATTTGCTAGCAAGCTAGCATCTCCTATATAAACTCATGCAGCCCATATCGAAATCCCATCTCCAAAAGCCAAGAAAATATATCCAATGTCTGGTGTTTGGGTTTTCAAGAATGGTGTGGTCCGGCTAGTCGAAAACATCGGAGACTGCCGGAAAACCCTAGTTCATATCCCTTCTGAAGAGATCATTACATCTTACGGAGTCTTGGAAAGGAAACTGTTGTCACTCGGTTGGGAGAGGTACTACCACGGAGATCCGGAGTTGCTCCAGTTCCATAAAAGATCCACGATTCACCTCATCTCACTCCCAAAAGACTTCAACAAGTTCAAATCTATGCACATGTACGATATTGTTGTCAAGAATCGCAACGAATTCGAAGTTAGGGACGTGTTACAATCGCAGTGAATCAGAAGTTAGAAAAGTGTAATAATACTGTGTATTATGTCTCTCTTGAGCAAGTGTCCCGATCGATTAAACTTTGTTTGAAGTTGACTGAAGGTGAAGTTTTCTGCATATATAGAGGGGTAATGTGTTGTGTCATACACACGAATACGATGCTAAATTAATTgcctaatatatattatattgatgTATCAattgtaaattatatattaatgtaTTTTAGCTAGCTAGCTAGATATTTTGGGACGGATATGTACTCGTGCGTAGCCAAGATATTTTGcttcttctttttattttggCTTTGCactttttgaaataattactaATACGTGATCGCACGAGGGTGGGATTTTAACcaacaacaaaaaattgaaaaaaatgtgGGTTTAGAGATGGATTAATTAGTTGAATCGAAAGTACAATAAAGCCAATTTCGTTAATGAATTTAAGTCCGTCCCGAGCTGTCGATCCGGTCAGTATTGTCACATGAAATAGGTGTGATGGATTGTCAATTTTTTGGCCCACCAAAATAGCGGGCCGCCCCTGTCCCACATACCTAGTTTGACACAAATTGAGTTAGGTTTGTCGGACTAAATCATCCCGTCACTTAAAATAGATGAATCTATTTGACAATTTCTCGATCCTCCGTAACGGGCAGACCGACCCGTTCTGACCGCACTAGCTGAGATAAATGGCAGTTGGCATGTCAAAGGTGATTTTAGTATCTTCAAAATATACTCAGCTCATAGCTTTATTTCAATATATAGAGttgtaaaaaattatattacatagtatatctaatttttttttttaaaaaaatacaactttcatacatatttatgaaaaaaagtACGCGTTCACGTATATTTTTTCCATATATTTTCGAGAATGATTtttctattttgttttttttaaaaaaaattgtgcttATCCATCCATAACTTTGATTTGGTAtcttttcaaatcttttttcctttcttaTTTCCCTACGTACGATATTATCTAGACTTAGATTTAAAGTAATTCACCTTTTTAATCTAAAAACCAGaggatataaataaaataaaaaacgtgGGAACTTATAAATATTGTATGTTCTCATATGTTTTGAGAAAGACATgccatgaacttttaaaaacaatattGGACTCCAAAAACAATGTGCCATGTCTACTAACCAATTGGCCCAAAATGATCAGATATTGGCTTGCATTACAGGTCAAATTCCTATCAAATATCTGACTATAATTTAGagatattacaaaatattatatgatatgTTTGAATTTAgttgtcatatatatattacaaaagTCCATATTAACCAGAATTTTGCACCTATAAATAAATTACTCATAACCCTTATCAATATACGCTTTTCATATGCCTTCGTACGTCTTTTATATGCAATTATTTACTGTGGTCatgtatttttttctcaaatattatattgacTGTAGTGTCGGAGTAAATTCGCCTCCGAGCGAAGTTATCTCACCATTTTTATTTTCCATACATTTATACTTTAGGATGATTCGGTTCGATTTATTGGATAAATGGGTTCGTTGATTATCGGTTTGAGATAATTTATTGGGTGTCATTTTTTGATCGCATCAATGACGTAAATTTTTTTGATCCCATCACATTCTGTATGCAATGTTTTcaattaatttgatatataacaCTTATAATTGAGTTCAGACACAGTTTGACTTGTGAAacgaaatattatattaaaacgaTATGGATGAGTAATATGTGTCCTAAAAAATTATAGATATGTATATAAGAAGTTTATATATGATGCAAAATTGCAATTACTTATTATATGTTGTTTGGGGTTGGTTGAAAAATCCATTGTTATCTCATCATCCATaccaaataataattataaaccAATGGGGAAGGAAGAAAACGTTTTGATTGTAAATGAAAAAATCATGTACAAGCTCATGAATCTAGAGAGGCCGGGTTGTGGAATAGTGCCCAGTAAAAACAATCTTAGTCATTATGAtctcacgttttttttttaaaactcacTTAACTAATCAAATCAAACGATACAATGTCAACAACTTGACTGAAAAGAACTTCCTTAAAGATGACTATGCAAATATTACTCTCACCAATAAAAAACAGAGAGCGAATGAGATGAGTCATTACATATTTCAACTGCCAGTTAGATTTAATGCCAATCACCAGTGTTGGCTTTAATTATGAATGAAAGTCGACCAGGAATAAAATTAATATGGGAAATTATTCAAAGGATTTCAATTTGTATGGTGTTTTGTCtatatgtctatatatataaagtatttgagagttaattatatttgatagaAGATAAAACCCCATATTATCCTATATCTTAAGTCTCGATATTAAGATGATATCATATACATGTTCCGATCTCGGCCCCGGTTCTACCATTATTTATTGAATTACTCATAGTTGAGCCACCGATTATCTTGTAAATTTCATACTCCTAATGCTCATTATTTTGCATAAGGGAAATGTTGCATATATAAGATTTGGACAATCATATCTATTTGACTAATTTATGAGTTTGAATTAGGTCTAAATTccaatctttaacataaataaataataataataatgatgatgataataCCTTGTATAGGATCTGTTTCTAGTAATGATGTTTGTATTTATTagagaaatttaataataattttaaaagttgATAAAACTAATAGTTAGGAGTattaaaaaacgaaaataagAATGAAGTGCTCTATTTTTTCAGAGGTGTCCTGCCCGTTTGAGCCGTCGCAGGTTGGAAAGTGTTCCGGCTGTTTGAGTCGTGAAAGGCTTGGCTCGTGAGGCGTCCCTCCTGTAGTAGCGTGTTCAATTCGTTtgctgaagaaaaaaaaaagtgtacAATTTctattttccaatttttttttatatcttacaAAATGATATTAATGAATGATGAAGTCCAACTAAATTGAGTGAGCTGAATGAGTAATTTATCGGGTCTGGTTATGTTTCTTCCATGTGAGTGCTGGGAACCAGGTTGAGTGTTCTGTACACTTGGAAATAAAAGAACGTTAGAGAGGCACAAGAAGGTTTTCCCACGTAGCCACTCCGACACTCAAGTCATTCGGGTACTCACGTAAAGGAAAATATTGTATATGGAATATATAGTAAATGCAGTATAATACAATATCTCATATCTCAAATGAACTACCAAACATCAGTATTTCTGGGGAGAAAATGATCTCGATTGCAGCGCCTGTACATTGTTCATGATTAGATATCTACTTATGTCATGCCTTTTGACAATAGGCACAGCGACCCATACTGTCCTTGACTTATGGGCCCCACTCCCATATTATCATGGTCGGTCTAAGTAGGAAGAAATCGACCTGGATGGTCCCTGGTGGTGATTGGGTGAGGTTAGCTCGGGTCTGATGGCCTGGAAACATGGAGGAGAACAGATTCTTCGATTGCCAATGGACATGATCCACGATCACTTAATCTTATCGAGTGCCCTGCCTTGCCTGGTCAGGGAAGATTCCAAAGTGCTGCAAATGCCCCGGATACCAAAGGTTTCCCAGCCTGACCATGCAATTTTTCCACCCTAACAATATCATTCAACAATGTCTTTCCTGACCAAGAATATGAGCTTGGGTTTGTATGAGTCTATAGTGATCTGATATGCTTACCGAGTTGTTGCATGCCTGAGCTTGTTAAACAAATGACTCTTTTTTACTCGGGCTGATTTTCACCCGGTGTCTTCTTGGCTTCTAGGAACCAAATCTGGACTTTGTTCTGCTTTGGTCGTCCATTCCTGTCCGAGTCCAAGAATGACCCAAACTCTTTCCAATACATCAACGAATAAGGCTCTTACATTGTTTATACAAACGGCATGAtctaaagattaaaaaaaaatgatatgcagaaccatcccaaaaaaaaaaacgaaacgTGACGCTTGAACTATTGTACAATTTAAAACATTTGAGATTCACTGTTACCATCAGTTacaatttttggtaaaacgacaaaaaTTTGGTCCTATAATTTGTATCAATGTTATGAGTTCGATTTCCATTGATTGTAATAAGTGCAATTATTATGAGGAAAATTGTTAGGagtacaataattgtctttgttgAGTATTTCAATCGAAACATGACAATTGAGCTGttgtacattttaaaaaaaaaatgaattacaCTTTTACTATcaactataattataataaaacacAAGAGTTCGATCTTACATTATTAttttaggaaagtttgtgaaagtCAGCATCTACGCATTAAGTCAAGATAGATGCCCAAATAGTCTAATATGGCaacaatatttttgaagaaaataccAGAATCAATGGATAAATTCACTCTAGAAACTTGCCAAGTCAAAGTTGATCCTAGTTTTCGTACGCTGTCCATTCACAAatttaaattgaaagaagaataaaaataaaaaaaatcattgaatAATTGACTAAAAAAGAGATAAATAATTGAATGATGACTTTCTATATTCTaatgataaaattaaattttaaataaaaaactataaataaaaatttcattaaaaaaatatctccTCCTTTGTTCGACTTTCTGCCGAGAATTAATCATTAGCcattaaataaactaatgaaatatacttatatgtataaaattaatgtattcaaataaacaatattttttctcctaaaatataattttattaaatcaataaatagataatttaatattttcaaacagTATCCATCGGCTAACCCCTTTTTTAGGGTGAAGTTTGTTACAATCGTATGTCTAATctaaaaatgtgaaatttcGTTACAAAACTTACGATTTTTGTGCTAAATGTAACATAAGTCGTTATCGAAGTTAACCCGTTTTAACAAAAAGAACAGTAAAGCTCAATTTATTTACCTAATATGtatgaatatttattattatacctTTACATTCAAGACCATACAAACCGATTCTCAATTCACTGTTTTAGTATAGAATAGGTCTTTTGTGATAcgttctcacgaatctttatttgtgaaacgggttaatcctaccgatattcaaaataaaaaataatactcttagcataaaaagtaatactttttcatagatgacccaattaagagatctgtctcacaaaatacgacccgtgagatcgtctcatacgAATTTTTGTTTCTAGTAtattaatttacaaatttttcccctgattttacttgttttacaCCCAAATGCTAACGTGGGGACATTGAAAATTGCTCATGTCATAAATCTATGATTTTAAGGTggcataatatatatttttttgaaaggaAGTAGGTAGCATAGTTTTGCGTTTATATGGAAAAATTTGAATGAAATGATTTTCAAatctaaattttaaatctattatattaattatgttcAAAATTATAACGAATGATTTGAGATCCCTTATGTAtgctaaataaatttatatgcgATAATTTCAAATCCACTGTACAACCTAATAATCTCAAATATACTACCATAAATTTAAATCAATCAATTCAAACAGAAATATTAAAGTAAATAGCAAGGTCCTAAAAAACGTGAAGCGTGGATATTGAGCTccaagcttaagcgagattaaTACGAGTTTAAGCATGAAAAAgtgtttttttatctttagtataattgtaattatctcaaatcaataaatagataaaataatatataaatatgataaatttaagtctgatgcattaattctcatatttataatagcaaaaaaatctcaaaattacaatctttatttgttttttcaacTAGACCACATTATAAAAAGCTAAATATTTGTCAACTAACACgctaaattataattaaaatttaaaaataaacatctaaattataaacctaatttattattttaaaagaaaaagacataccttcaaaataaaaaaattaaaaaataaacaaatgcgattaattgtgtttaagcacatttaattaaacactttaattatgtttaattcggtcaaactatattttgactttttttttttcgtttttccaTGTTCTATGAAGTGGGACGTTTTTGTCGAACTTCAAATTTAAACGGGTTTTTTAAAACACTGGTGGATAGTACATATTTTTGTATGGTTTATTCACATAAAGGTAAAATAGAAACCGCGGCCTCGGCACATTACTCTTTCGTACCAATTTCGGTGTtcgtttttttaaatgtttttccaCCCCCAACATCCGTGTAGCTACGTGTCCACACCGCCAAAGAATATTTTTAGGCCGTGTTTTCctttaaatttcttaatattcaatacacataCCACGCTGCATTAGAGTTTTTATCATTTAGTTTTGCATATTATTCTATTTAGATTATTGCTAATAATTGAATATAATCAACTTTTGGGGTCTAATTAATAAAGGGCTCTTCTGAATTTGAAGGTtgctttttttcatttttgtcgTCTGGTAatcaaattttcgtttttgttcgttattattatttttctttcaaattataGTCTCTTGTCGATGTTTCGCCAATATAGTGCTCACGTATGCAGTGTCATGTTAGAATTCATATTACGAAAAAGAttgaaaaaattttcaaaaatcgaaatatatatatagttaaaactaaaatttattatcaatgtaaaagatcaaaaatttcaattttcttgatttcaaataTGTCTGCTA includes:
- the LOC140985371 gene encoding flowering-promoting factor 1-like protein 3 — translated: MSGVWVFKNGVVRLVENIGDCRKTLVHIPSEEIITSYGVLERKLLSLGWERYYHGDPELLQFHKRSTIHLISLPKDFNKFKSMHMYDIVVKNRNEFEVRDVLQSQ